From a region of the Phormidium ambiguum IAM M-71 genome:
- a CDS encoding tetratricopeptide repeat protein yields MSTEKSASQVAYELLQEAYNEFEAKNYNVALQLCQAAFAIYEGIEDQVGIGCTLTNIGNIYRKQAVEFYEQALSEFKENNIQISEESEQTRISSLNSSLAWYASDKGNVIELKPIPRTSPNPSFFFKRSITIIESGARRRFSSDGQGDGGRRPSSSGAQDGSDGQGDGGGS; encoded by the coding sequence ATGAGTACAGAAAAATCTGCCAGTCAAGTAGCTTATGAGTTGCTACAAGAAGCTTACAACGAGTTTGAAGCAAAAAACTATAATGTTGCATTACAACTTTGCCAAGCTGCATTTGCTATTTATGAAGGAATAGAAGATCAGGTAGGAATTGGATGCACCTTGACCAATATTGGCAATATATACAGAAAGCAAGCAGTAGAATTTTATGAACAAGCTCTATCAGAGTTCAAAGAAAATAATATTCAGATTAGTGAAGAGAGCGAACAAACCCGCATTTCTTCCTTAAATTCTTCACTAGCATGGTATGCCTCAGATAAGGGAAACGTTATTGAATTAAAACCTATACCTCGTACATCTCCAAACCCATCTTTCTTTTTCAAGCGAAGTATAACAATTATCGAGTCAGGCGCTCGCCGTCGGTTCAGTAGTGATGGTCAAGGAGATGGTGGTCGTCGTCCATCAAGTAGTGGCGCTCAAGACGGTAGTGATGGTCAAGGAGATGGTGGTGGTTCCTAA
- a CDS encoding tetratricopeptide repeat protein, producing MVAGSAIAIHPNYQRLTHSSLRQFRGEILIAQDCRDAETGEVRAPTDPLIPYIISPRRTFILNNQPKLRWNKVPGVNNYTVSLVKGDRPIWETTVNGNEVVYPGEPKLESGVDYSVVVKAENGKSSKEEKLSNREFKLLPKAEAEMVQNAISQLNKQPTTDKTKALLRAYLYIGTELKSEAIDALEALVNAGTQEATIYRRLGELYWQSGLTLWAESNYLEAVKRATDLGEQAQVQTALGEMYIAINNQSEAARWLSLAMNSYKSLGNMQRVKELETQIAKFKVSL from the coding sequence TTGGTAGCAGGATCAGCAATTGCCATTCACCCTAATTATCAAAGATTAACTCATAGTTCTTTACGTCAATTTCGAGGCGAGATACTAATAGCTCAAGATTGTAGAGATGCTGAAACTGGTGAAGTTCGCGCTCCTACCGATCCGCTAATTCCTTATATTATCAGTCCGCGCCGTACTTTTATACTAAATAATCAGCCAAAGTTACGGTGGAATAAGGTTCCTGGCGTTAATAATTATACTGTTAGTTTGGTCAAAGGCGATCGCCCTATTTGGGAAACAACAGTTAATGGAAATGAGGTAGTGTACCCTGGAGAACCCAAGCTAGAATCAGGAGTTGACTATTCAGTAGTTGTTAAAGCTGAGAATGGTAAGTCATCTAAAGAGGAGAAATTAAGTAATAGAGAGTTTAAATTGTTACCAAAAGCTGAAGCTGAAATGGTACAAAATGCCATCTCTCAACTAAATAAACAACCAACCACAGACAAAACCAAAGCTTTACTACGTGCTTACCTTTATATTGGTACTGAGTTAAAGTCTGAAGCAATAGACGCATTAGAAGCCTTAGTAAATGCTGGTACACAAGAAGCTACTATTTACCGTCGCCTTGGTGAATTATATTGGCAGTCAGGATTAACTTTGTGGGCTGAAAGTAACTATTTAGAGGCAGTTAAAAGAGCAACTGATTTAGGAGAGCAAGCGCAAGTACAAACAGCGTTAGGGGAAATGTATATTGCGATTAATAATCAATCCGAAGCGGCTCGTTGGTTAAGTTTAGCTATGAATAGTTACAAATCTTTGGGAAATATGCAACGAGTTAAGGAACTGGAAACACAAATTGCTAAATTCAAGGTGAGTTTGTAG